The following nucleotide sequence is from Thermostaphylospora chromogena.
GGAGGCGGGCCGATCCAGGTGAGGCCGGCGTCGATGACCGCCTGGGCGAACTCGGCGTTCTCGGCGAGGAAGCCGTAGCCGGGATGGACGGCGTCGGCGCCGGTGTCGGCGGCGATCCGCAGCAGCTTCTCCACCGACAGGTAGGTCTCGGCGGGGGTGCGCCCGCCCAGCGCGTACGCCTCGTCGGCGACCTTGACATGCAGGGCGTCCAGGTCTTGTTCGGCGTAGACGGCGACGCTGGCGAGCCCGGCGTCGCGGCACGCGCGGGCGATCCGCACGGCGATCTCGCCCCGGTTGGCGATCAGGATCTTCTGCACCGATGTCGTCCCTTCTGGCGCCCCTGGTGACCCCTCACCGGAGTGTAAACGTCCGTTCTCCACTCGTTTCCGGTCGGACCCCGATGGGAGCGCCGGAGACGCGGGTTCGCCGCTGTGACTCCCGTGAGGGGGGTTTCACGGCCGTGCTCCATTTTCCATAGCCGGTGGGCATATTCCGCCGCGTGGCCGTGACGGCGCGTCTTATGGTGACCTCGCTTGGCTACTCCGCGCCATCGGCCGAGCGATTCACCGTCCTATGCAGTCGATCAGTAGATCCGTGCACCAGCCGATCAGAAGGAGACCTGCATGAGCACGAACCTGCTCGGTGGCAACCCCGCGGAAATGCAGCAGATGGCCACCCAGTTCACCCAGCAGGCCGACCAGGTCCGCACCACCATGGCCGCCCTCGACCGCGAGGCGGCGAAGGTCGGCACGGCGTGGACGGGCCAGGGCGCGGAGCGTTTCCGCAGCTCCTGGGACCAGTACCGCGTGGCGTTCCAGCGGATGGCCGAGGAGCTGCAGGAGGCGGCGAGGGTCATCAACACCTACCGCAGCAACATCGAGTCCGCGACGAGCTGACGCGGCCGGCGCCGAGCCGACATCGCGCTGACGTCTACCGGGGCCGCGGGCACGCCGACCGGCATGCCCGCGGCCCTCGCCGTGTCCGCGCCGGCGCGCACGGCTTCGGGGAGCGCGCGAGGGCGCGGAGAACCGGCCGGGCGGGAACGGCGAGGATCACTCGGGCAGGGCGGCCTGGATCGGGGTGACGGTTCCCTGGGTGATCAGCAGGCCGCGACCGGGCGGGCCGCCGACGGCGCCGCGCGGCAGCCGTACGGAGAACAGGTCGCCGTCGGCCGGGCTCTGCACCGACAGCAGCAGGCCCGTGCGCGACTTGCGGGCCTCGGCGACGAACCCGCGGTAGGCGGTGGTGAGATCGCCGGTGGTGCCGGCGATGACGAGGCCGTGATCGGCGTCGCGCCCCGATCGCAGCACCTCCTCCAGCGCCATGCCGAGCGGTGTGTCGGCCGAGACCAGCTCCGCGTCGTCCACCAAGACCACGAACCTCTCCAGTCCGGCGACGGCCTCCGCCAGGCCGCCCGGCCCCTCCGGGGAGTCCCCCACCGGGCTTCCCTGCCCGTCCAGCACCGCGAGCACCCCCGGCTCTCCGGCCAGGTCGCGCAGTGGGCTGCGGCGCGGTGTCACCACGGCCACCGGCGTGCCCCGGGAGGTCAGCGACCGGGCCGCGGTGAGCAGCGCCGACGACCGTCCCGACCGCGCCGGTCCGGCGATGACCGCGCCCGGCCCCTGCGCCAGCAGGTCCACGCCCAGCGGTGCCAGCGCGTCACCCCCGGCGCCCAGCAGCGCCCACAACGGCGACGGCGGGGTGAACTCCGACACCAGCTCCGCCACCTGCGCGGTCGTGATCCGCATCGGCAGCGCGTCCACCCGCAGCGGAGCGCGTTCCCTCGGGACGGGCGGCACCGCCTTGGCCAGCGCCTGGAAGGCGGCGACCTGCGCCGGACCGGCAGGGTCCGGCGCCAGGAGCGCGATCTGGCTCTCCACCAGGCCCTGCTCGCCCAGCGCCACCACCCTGCCGGGCGGCATCGTGGTGGGCAGCTCCTTCACCGGCAGCCCGGCCAGGCCGTAGTCGGCGGGATCGGACATCCGCAGCAGCAGCCGGTCCTCGAAGACGGTCGAGATCTGCCCGAGCAGCCCTGACCGGTCGGAGGTGACCACCGCGCGCAACCCGACCGCCGGTCCCTCGCGCAACAGCTGCAGCATGGCCTCCACGAGCCGCCCGTAGTCGTAGTTCTCGAAGGCGGCGACGAACCCCTCCCACCGGTCCAGGAGCAGGACGAGCCACGGCGGCGCGTCGTCCTCCTGCGGGGCGGCGCGCAGCTCGGCCAGGGAGGCGTAGCCCGCGGCGGCGAGGAGCTGCTGGCGGCGGCCGACCTCCGCGCGCAGGCGGGTGATCAGCCGCTCCACCCGGTCGAGCTGGTCGCGGGTGACCACGGCACCGCAGTGCGGCATCGCCACCAGCGGCAGCAGGGCGCCCGAGCCGCAGTCGATGGCGTGCACGTGCACGTCCGCCGGATCGGTCTGGGCGGCGATCACCCCGGCGAGGGTGCGCAGCACCGTGGAACGTCCGCTGCGCGCCGAACCGGCGATCAGCAGGTGCCCGCCGTCCCGCAGGTCCAGCTGGAGCGGGCGGCGGCTCTGCTCCCACGGCGCGTCGGTCATCCCGAACGTCAACGTCCAGGCTCTCCCGGCGGGGGAGAGCGGGCGCACGTCGTCCACGGTGACGCGGTCGGGCAGCGGCGGCAGCCACGGTGTGGGCTGGGCGGGGATGCCGGCCAGCCGGGCGGCCTCCACGATCGCGTCGGTGAGGACGGTCAGGTCGCTGACCGTCTCCTCCTCGGCGACCCGCGGCGGAGCGGGACGCGGATGGCCGAGGGCCCGCCAGTCCAGCTCCACCACCGTCACCTCGCCCGTGCTCTCCGCCCGGCCCGCGGGGTGCAGCCCGCCGATGCGCGCCGCCTGCACGGCCGTCGGCGTCCCCGCACCGGACTTGACGTAGCACCGGCCGGGCGTCGACTTGGAGATGCGCGCGGCGTCGGGGCGGTCGATCACGTCGGTGGACTCGGTGGCGTCGGTCACCCGCAGCG
It contains:
- a CDS encoding WXG100 family type VII secretion target; this encodes MSTNLLGGNPAEMQQMATQFTQQADQVRTTMAALDREAAKVGTAWTGQGAERFRSSWDQYRVAFQRMAEELQEAARVINTYRSNIESATS